The Sphingobium aromaticiconvertens genome has a segment encoding these proteins:
- a CDS encoding LysR family transcriptional regulator → MMFELSQLRCFVAAAEELHFGRAAQRLNMTQSPLSRQIQLLERILDVQLLERTSRQVSLTPAGSVFLIEARRIVRLADSAALSARRVAKGDAGRVAIGFTAVSGYNVVPRIVAQARASLPNIELELREMVSNEQVDALLTGLIDIGFVRPPVDRHEFETSCVLKEPLIVALPPGDARQSKAALAPADFDGQPLIMYSRQGASYFHNMLVNLFEEAQVAPLYVQHVTQIHSMLGLVHAGLAAAIVPESATGLHMMDVQFRRLMTPQERPVELHMAWRRDNHNPALPTMRQLCAESTGG, encoded by the coding sequence ATGATGTTTGAACTCAGCCAGCTTCGTTGCTTCGTCGCCGCCGCCGAAGAACTCCATTTCGGTCGCGCGGCCCAGCGCCTCAACATGACCCAGTCTCCACTCAGCCGCCAGATACAGTTGCTGGAGCGAATACTGGACGTGCAACTGCTGGAACGCACCAGCCGGCAGGTCAGTCTGACCCCGGCTGGCAGCGTCTTCCTGATCGAAGCGCGGCGGATCGTCCGGTTGGCCGACAGCGCCGCCCTGTCGGCGCGGCGCGTGGCGAAGGGCGACGCCGGGCGTGTCGCGATCGGCTTCACGGCGGTATCAGGTTATAATGTCGTGCCGCGCATCGTCGCGCAGGCCCGCGCCTCCCTGCCCAATATCGAACTGGAATTGCGTGAGATGGTGTCGAACGAACAAGTCGACGCCCTGCTGACCGGCCTCATCGACATCGGCTTCGTCCGTCCCCCGGTCGACCGGCACGAGTTCGAGACTAGCTGCGTGCTCAAGGAACCCCTGATCGTTGCTCTGCCCCCCGGTGATGCGCGCCAGTCGAAAGCTGCGCTGGCCCCCGCCGATTTCGACGGCCAGCCGCTCATCATGTATTCGCGTCAGGGTGCCAGCTATTTCCACAATATGCTGGTCAACCTGTTCGAGGAGGCACAGGTCGCCCCCCTCTATGTCCAGCATGTGACCCAGATTCATTCGATGCTGGGGCTGGTTCATGCGGGTCTGGCCGCTGCGATCGTGCCTGAAAGCGCGACCGGCCTGCACATGATGGACGTGCAGTTCCGGCGACTCATGACGCCGCAGGAGCGCCCCGTCGAGCTGCACATGGCCTGGCGGCGCGACAATCATAATCCGGCCCTACCAACGATGCGCCAGCTTTGCGCGGAAAGCACCGGCGGATGA
- a CDS encoding TonB-dependent receptor — MNATHQFKTILSLSSAITTIALAPLGLAQTDVPAASPPATVAQVDNSAPDIVVTGFRASLSSALNVKRNETATIDAIKAEDIAEFPDLNLAESLQRIPGVAISRVNGEGRNISVRGLGPEYTRVRINGMEAIGTTGGTDNSGGVNRGRGFDFNIFSSDLFSNLSVRKTATADVEEGSLGGVVDLQTARPLDYRKPTAVLSAGVSYNDLREKATPRLSGLVATQTSDGRFGVLLSVAYEERRLKEEGANITRWTYGGFNNGFNAASTLPGKTIAQINDPDPDTALFHPRIPGLVSYDISQKRLGAAGSIQFKPTDRTMIVIDGLYSRLDGTRKEAQLQAISFSRSGTGKPQTIIRDGVVDGNNNIISGRFDNVDLRSQARYDVLKTEFYQIDGTIDQEITDRLKVGVTAGHAKSDFRNPVQTTVTIDAVNTGNFQYDFTTRFPNISPGVDVSNPASFGFINGTSEVRIRPQTVTNAFTTAKGFVEWEAHPMVTLKVGADWRKFEYDSTERRRLSGETVVAPLTAAQLAGMTTLFSGFGKGLNVPTGTPTAWVIPNLDAFISQGNILGNPIYATGGIENATARGSFITVKEEDFGAWGMARFNLEDAGVPIRGDIGVRYVKTDQFSTGYASQGSAINLVSADRSYKRWLPSLNLVGNITDTLQVRFAAAKTLARAGISSLTPGGNLNVSGGNRSFSSGNPDLRPTSSKNLDASIEWYPVQGAIYAVSAFRKDIGTFVQTLSLGLPYSSLGLPDSLLTGTTASPSDIFIVSQPVNSSGGILKGFEVNIQQPLSFLPGFLSNFGVLANYTYVKSNIEYLTAANGSASVTAPLVGLSKHAANATLYYETEKFQIRGSLAYRDKYLTAVPGTEGNAFNGTNSTLNVDAQVSYNVTEKLKLSLEGINLTDEQNDQFVDETNRLNVLTHSGRQFNLGVRYAF, encoded by the coding sequence ATGAACGCCACCCATCAGTTTAAGACGATTCTAAGCCTCTCGAGTGCGATCACCACGATCGCGCTCGCACCGCTCGGCCTGGCACAAACCGATGTTCCGGCTGCATCGCCACCTGCCACCGTTGCACAGGTTGACAACAGCGCGCCCGACATCGTCGTCACCGGCTTCCGCGCCAGCCTCAGCAGCGCGCTCAACGTCAAGCGCAATGAAACCGCGACGATCGATGCGATCAAGGCGGAAGACATCGCCGAATTCCCCGACCTCAATCTCGCCGAATCGCTTCAACGCATTCCCGGCGTCGCCATCAGTCGCGTCAACGGCGAAGGCCGCAACATCTCTGTTCGCGGCCTTGGCCCCGAATATACCCGTGTTCGCATCAACGGCATGGAAGCCATCGGCACCACCGGCGGCACGGACAATTCGGGCGGCGTCAATCGCGGCCGCGGTTTCGATTTCAATATCTTCTCGTCCGACCTGTTCAGCAACTTGTCGGTCCGCAAAACCGCGACCGCCGATGTCGAGGAAGGCTCGCTGGGCGGCGTCGTCGACCTCCAGACCGCCCGCCCGCTGGACTATCGCAAGCCGACCGCCGTTCTCTCGGCAGGCGTCAGCTATAACGATCTGCGCGAAAAGGCGACACCGCGCCTTTCGGGTCTGGTCGCCACGCAGACGAGCGACGGGCGCTTCGGGGTGTTGCTCTCGGTCGCATATGAGGAGCGTCGCCTGAAGGAAGAGGGCGCGAACATCACGCGCTGGACCTATGGCGGCTTCAACAACGGCTTTAACGCCGCCTCGACCCTGCCGGGCAAGACGATCGCCCAGATCAACGACCCCGATCCCGATACCGCATTGTTCCACCCGCGCATTCCGGGTCTGGTCAGCTACGACATCTCGCAAAAGCGCCTTGGCGCTGCCGGTTCGATCCAGTTCAAGCCGACCGACCGCACGATGATCGTGATCGACGGCCTCTATTCGCGGCTGGACGGCACCCGCAAGGAAGCCCAGCTCCAGGCGATCAGCTTCAGCCGCTCAGGCACCGGCAAGCCGCAGACTATCATCCGCGATGGCGTGGTGGACGGGAATAACAACATCATCAGTGGTCGGTTCGACAATGTCGATCTGCGTTCGCAGGCGCGTTACGATGTGCTGAAGACCGAATTTTATCAGATTGACGGCACGATCGACCAGGAAATCACCGACCGGCTGAAGGTCGGCGTGACGGCGGGCCATGCCAAGTCGGACTTCCGCAATCCAGTCCAGACGACCGTCACGATCGATGCGGTCAACACCGGCAATTTCCAATATGATTTCACAACCCGCTTCCCGAATATTTCGCCCGGCGTGGACGTCAGCAATCCGGCCAGCTTCGGCTTCATCAACGGCACATCCGAAGTCCGCATCCGGCCGCAGACCGTGACCAACGCCTTCACCACGGCCAAGGGCTTTGTCGAGTGGGAAGCCCATCCGATGGTGACGCTCAAGGTCGGAGCCGACTGGCGCAAATTTGAATATGACTCGACCGAGCGGCGGCGCCTGTCGGGCGAAACCGTGGTCGCGCCGCTGACGGCCGCGCAACTGGCCGGCATGACCACGCTCTTCTCCGGCTTTGGCAAGGGACTGAATGTCCCCACCGGAACGCCGACGGCCTGGGTCATCCCCAATCTCGACGCCTTCATCAGCCAGGGCAATATCCTGGGCAACCCGATCTATGCGACGGGGGGGATCGAGAACGCCACCGCGCGCGGCTCTTTCATCACTGTGAAGGAAGAGGATTTCGGAGCTTGGGGCATGGCCCGGTTCAACCTTGAGGATGCAGGCGTTCCCATTCGCGGCGACATTGGTGTGCGCTATGTGAAGACAGACCAGTTCTCGACCGGTTACGCCAGCCAGGGATCAGCGATCAATCTTGTCTCTGCTGACCGCAGCTACAAGCGCTGGCTGCCCTCGCTCAACCTTGTCGGCAACATCACCGACACCCTTCAGGTCCGGTTTGCTGCGGCCAAGACGCTGGCTCGCGCTGGCATCTCTTCCCTGACGCCCGGCGGCAACCTCAACGTATCAGGCGGCAATCGCAGCTTTTCAAGCGGCAACCCGGACCTGCGCCCGACATCGTCGAAGAATCTCGATGCGTCGATCGAATGGTATCCGGTGCAGGGCGCAATCTACGCCGTGTCCGCCTTCCGCAAGGATATCGGCACCTTCGTCCAGACATTGAGCCTTGGCCTTCCCTACAGCAGCCTTGGCCTGCCAGATTCGTTGCTGACCGGCACCACCGCCTCGCCCAGCGACATCTTCATCGTCAGCCAGCCTGTCAATTCGTCAGGCGGCATCCTCAAGGGGTTCGAGGTCAACATCCAGCAACCCTTGAGCTTTCTGCCGGGCTTCCTGTCGAACTTCGGCGTGCTGGCCAACTATACCTATGTCAAATCGAACATCGAATATCTGACTGCCGCCAATGGCAGTGCATCGGTGACAGCGCCGCTGGTCGGCCTGTCCAAACATGCCGCCAATGCCACCCTTTATTATGAGACGGAGAAATTCCAGATCCGCGGATCGCTGGCCTATCGCGACAAGTATCTGACCGCCGTGCCGGGGACTGAAGGGAACGCCTTTAACGGCACCAACAGCACCCTGAACGTCGATGCTCAGGTCAGCTACAATGTCACCGAAAAGCTGAAGCTCAGTCTGGAAGGCATCAATCTGACCGACGAGCAGAACGACCAGTTCGTTGACGAAACCAACCGCCTCAACGTGCTGACCCACAGCGGTCGCCAGTTCAACCTCGGAGTACGCTACGCCTTCTGA
- a CDS encoding MFS transporter, with translation MTQATVAAALPAERPTYVRYKIIAFIFLITAINYADRATFSIAGNAAAGELGISPVQTGFILSAFAWAYVLGQIPGGLLLDRFGTKRIYAGAIAIWSIFTAMQGTVGLIAGLPVVATLFALRFMVGVAEAPSFPGNARLVAAWFPGAERGTASAIFNSAQYFSLVAFAPLMGWLVHDFGWRAVFWVMGALGLVATAMFVRFIHSPAKHPAINATELAHIETGGGLIHMEDGVGQAAKASTFTWHNVRQLLANRMMLGIYLGQYCINVLTYFFVTWFPIYLVKERGLNIMEAGFAAAAPALCGFVGGLIGGFASDRILKRTGNLDLARKGPLVVGMLLATMIIACVWVEAEWLVVTLMAVAFFGKGIASLGWAVMADVAPKSLAGLSGGVFNMFGNVAGIVTPIVVGYIVAMTGSFDLALVFVGAHCLLTIFSFLVIVGPIRRLEIA, from the coding sequence TTGACCCAAGCTACCGTTGCCGCCGCCTTGCCTGCCGAGCGTCCAACCTATGTGCGCTATAAGATCATTGCTTTCATCTTTCTGATCACCGCGATCAACTATGCGGATCGGGCCACATTCTCGATCGCTGGCAATGCGGCGGCGGGAGAGCTGGGCATTTCGCCGGTACAGACGGGTTTCATCCTGTCGGCCTTCGCCTGGGCCTATGTGCTGGGACAGATACCGGGCGGCCTGCTGCTCGACCGGTTCGGCACCAAGCGCATCTATGCCGGCGCGATTGCGATCTGGTCAATCTTCACGGCTATGCAGGGCACAGTCGGGCTGATCGCCGGGCTGCCGGTGGTGGCAACCCTGTTCGCGCTGCGCTTCATGGTTGGGGTGGCGGAAGCCCCCTCCTTCCCCGGCAATGCGCGACTGGTCGCGGCCTGGTTCCCCGGAGCGGAACGCGGCACGGCCTCGGCGATTTTTAACAGCGCGCAATATTTCTCTCTGGTTGCCTTCGCGCCGCTGATGGGCTGGCTGGTCCATGATTTCGGCTGGCGGGCGGTTTTTTGGGTAATGGGCGCGCTGGGGCTGGTTGCGACCGCGATGTTCGTGCGCTTCATCCACAGTCCGGCCAAACATCCGGCCATCAATGCGACTGAACTCGCGCATATCGAAACGGGCGGCGGGTTGATCCATATGGAGGATGGGGTCGGACAAGCGGCGAAGGCATCCACCTTCACCTGGCACAATGTTCGCCAGTTGCTCGCCAACCGCATGATGCTGGGCATCTATTTGGGCCAATATTGCATCAATGTGCTGACCTATTTCTTTGTCACATGGTTCCCCATTTATCTGGTGAAGGAACGCGGTCTTAACATCATGGAGGCCGGGTTCGCAGCGGCTGCGCCTGCATTGTGCGGCTTTGTGGGCGGACTGATCGGCGGCTTTGCCTCCGACCGGATATTGAAGCGCACCGGCAATCTCGATCTGGCGCGCAAGGGGCCGCTGGTGGTGGGCATGTTGCTGGCGACGATGATCATTGCCTGCGTCTGGGTGGAGGCGGAATGGCTGGTCGTCACGCTGATGGCGGTCGCCTTCTTCGGCAAGGGCATAGCTTCGCTCGGCTGGGCAGTTATGGCTGATGTCGCCCCCAAATCGCTGGCCGGGCTATCAGGCGGCGTCTTCAACATGTTCGGCAATGTCGCTGGCATCGTGACGCCGATCGTCGTCGGCTATATCGTGGCGATGACCGGATCGTTCGACCTGGCGCTGGTGTTCGTGGGCGCGCATTGCCTGCTCACCATCTTTTCCTTCCTTGTCATCGTGGGGCCGATCCGTCGGCTGGAGATCGCCTGA
- a CDS encoding carboxylesterase/lipase family protein, with amino-acid sequence MTGVDRRTLLAGMAIAPLATRASAKIASPIALTRYGRVRGAIEKNVLVFRGIRYGANTAPRRFRRALPPKPWSGITDATRYGAAAPQTKASEPTSEDCLFLNVWTPALDAGKRPVMVYLHGGAHAHGSGSDPLYDGGNLVKRGDVVVVTLNHRLAGLGYAYLAGLGGPAESGNVGNLDIILALEWVRDNIASFGGDPGRVMLFGQSGGGAKVVTLMAMPEARPMFHAAATMSGQHVTAAGPMHATTRARAWMAKAGAPDVATLQRLPVERLVDAMAMTDPLEGRGEISFVSTLDHGVLPRHPFIPDAPREAAHIPLIVGNTHDETALWIEKTLRAGDTTWDNLPERYALATTKDLAPDHVIRRYRELYPTRTPGQILLAATTAGRSWPGHLIQAEERAKIGAPTWMYQLDFPCPEAGGILGAFHTLDIPLVFDNVDAPGSRTGASSDARRLAGQMADAFIALARTGDPNGGTRPRWPHYDLARRSTMIFDRTLRIEDDPRREERLLFAVAPYIKPGG; translated from the coding sequence ATGACAGGCGTCGACCGGCGCACGCTTCTCGCCGGGATGGCGATTGCGCCGCTGGCGACACGAGCCTCTGCGAAAATAGCCAGCCCGATTGCGCTCACCCGTTACGGCAGGGTGCGTGGTGCCATCGAGAAGAACGTCCTCGTCTTTCGCGGTATCCGTTATGGCGCGAACACCGCCCCGCGTCGCTTCCGTCGCGCCCTTCCGCCCAAACCTTGGTCCGGCATCACGGACGCCACACGCTATGGTGCCGCCGCCCCACAGACAAAGGCCAGCGAACCCACGAGCGAGGACTGCCTGTTCCTCAATGTCTGGACACCCGCGCTGGATGCAGGGAAGCGCCCGGTCATGGTCTATCTGCACGGCGGCGCGCATGCTCATGGGTCGGGCAGCGACCCGCTCTATGACGGCGGCAATCTGGTAAAGCGCGGCGATGTTGTCGTCGTGACACTCAACCATCGGCTGGCAGGGCTGGGCTACGCCTACCTGGCGGGACTGGGCGGCCCGGCGGAGTCGGGCAATGTCGGGAATCTCGACATCATATTGGCGCTTGAGTGGGTGCGCGACAACATCGCCAGCTTCGGCGGCGATCCGGGACGCGTCATGCTGTTCGGCCAGTCGGGTGGCGGGGCAAAGGTGGTGACGTTGATGGCCATGCCGGAAGCGCGTCCAATGTTTCACGCCGCCGCGACGATGAGCGGCCAGCATGTTACCGCCGCCGGACCGATGCACGCTACCACCCGTGCGCGCGCCTGGATGGCGAAGGCAGGAGCGCCCGATGTCGCCACTCTGCAACGCCTGCCGGTCGAACGGCTGGTCGACGCCATGGCGATGACCGACCCGCTGGAGGGCAGGGGCGAAATCAGTTTCGTTTCGACCCTCGATCATGGCGTGCTGCCGCGCCATCCTTTCATACCCGATGCCCCGCGCGAAGCGGCGCATATCCCCCTGATCGTCGGCAACACCCATGACGAAACCGCGCTCTGGATCGAAAAGACACTGCGCGCGGGCGACACGACATGGGACAACTTGCCCGAACGCTATGCGCTGGCAACGACCAAAGACCTCGCGCCCGATCATGTCATCCGCCGTTATCGCGAACTCTACCCCACCCGGACCCCCGGCCAGATATTGCTCGCCGCGACGACTGCCGGGCGGTCCTGGCCCGGCCATCTGATACAGGCGGAAGAGCGCGCAAAGATCGGCGCACCGACCTGGATGTATCAGCTCGATTTCCCTTGTCCCGAGGCTGGCGGTATTCTTGGCGCCTTCCACACGCTCGATATCCCGTTGGTGTTCGACAATGTCGATGCCCCCGGATCGCGCACGGGCGCCAGTTCCGACGCGCGACGGCTTGCCGGGCAGATGGCCGACGCCTTCATTGCGCTGGCCCGCACCGGCGATCCCAATGGCGGCACTCGTCCCCGCTGGCCGCACTATGATCTTGCCCGGCGATCAACGATGATCTTCGACCGCACCCTGCGGATAGAGGATGATCCGCGGCGGGAGGAGCGGCTGTTATTCGCGGTCGCGCCCTATATCAAACCGGGCGGCTGA
- the kdgD gene encoding 5-dehydro-4-deoxyglucarate dehydratase produces MTHFSPRDMAQQLGQGLLSFPVTHFDADGAFEEAPYRAHCAWMLEHELTGLFAAGGTGEFFSLTPNEVATVVAAAVAETAGKIPVISGCGYGTAIAAGIARDAEKAGADGVLLLPPYLMNSKQEGLAAHIEAVCRATGLGVIVYNRDNGIVDDETLARLCERNPNLVGFKDGVGDIELMTRIYARMGDRLTYIGGLPTAETFATPYLTMGVTTYSSAIFNFMPAWALAFYKAVRAGDQAYVMEQLRQFVLPYIALRNKGRGYAVSIVKSGMKIIGRDAGPVRSPLTNLSAAEEAELRALIEKASPELLSAAA; encoded by the coding sequence ATGACTCACTTTAGCCCCCGCGACATGGCACAGCAGTTGGGCCAGGGGCTTCTGTCATTCCCCGTGACGCATTTCGATGCCGATGGCGCCTTTGAAGAGGCACCCTATCGCGCGCATTGCGCATGGATGCTGGAACATGAACTGACCGGCCTCTTCGCCGCTGGTGGGACCGGCGAGTTTTTCTCGCTCACCCCCAATGAGGTTGCCACTGTCGTTGCCGCAGCGGTCGCTGAAACGGCGGGCAAGATCCCTGTCATATCGGGCTGCGGCTATGGCACGGCGATCGCGGCCGGTATTGCGCGGGACGCGGAAAAGGCGGGCGCTGACGGCGTGCTGTTGCTGCCGCCCTATCTGATGAACAGCAAGCAGGAAGGCCTTGCCGCGCATATCGAGGCAGTCTGCCGCGCCACCGGTCTGGGCGTCATCGTCTATAACCGCGACAATGGCATCGTGGATGACGAAACGCTGGCACGGCTGTGTGAGCGTAATCCTAACCTCGTCGGCTTCAAGGATGGCGTGGGGGACATCGAACTGATGACCCGCATCTATGCCCGCATGGGCGATCGCTTGACCTATATCGGCGGATTGCCGACGGCGGAGACGTTCGCCACCCCCTATCTCACCATGGGTGTCACGACCTATTCATCGGCGATCTTCAATTTCATGCCTGCATGGGCGCTGGCCTTCTACAAGGCGGTGCGCGCAGGCGATCAGGCCTATGTGATGGAGCAGCTACGCCAGTTCGTGCTGCCCTATATCGCGCTGCGCAACAAGGGGCGCGGCTATGCCGTGTCGATCGTGAAGTCAGGCATGAAGATCATCGGCCGCGACGCAGGCCCGGTCCGTTCACCGCTCACTAACCTGTCGGCAGCCGAGGAAGCCGAACTGCGCGCGCTGATCGAAAAGGCATCGCCCGAGTTGCTGTCTGCCGCCGCGTAA